The Coffea arabica cultivar ET-39 chromosome 4e, Coffea Arabica ET-39 HiFi, whole genome shotgun sequence genome includes a window with the following:
- the LOC140005779 gene encoding uncharacterized protein, producing the protein MDEEDIQWIPNYDGMNRFSIRVHYGGEFTELPNKEYRGGSVKIVNCCNPDRWSICTLDRVAEKLGYPEFTVIYYYLIPGKNMEDGLVYVLCEDVAQDLARDGVKYGLVDVYFVHLKTYSISECEAGPCKPKEGTDPKENQQGSKVHEEPSDVEEIMLTNIPVTQSENEGEKDSIGAGESGVNKHIEEAAIGENLGEMLSEVDIRVADKGDSAANIGGSDQNFRKEQDWTNSEVQNTGKNAPSTNKSPKEKSLKKKSSTNKEQAEKVEKKKKSKKETHAEEDEECADGDKFIDSDYEFSDEEDIVKSVKDRKAEWEKIAKNCKSNKSTKERTCQVENAEMEEDATDSDEFDSWCDSEVEEDQPRKRAKFPKFNPETDMIDPKFEVGQIFTCKQLFMKACKSHGVVHGRKIKFSKNDGRRATAYCKDCSWKVSTAVMLDKKTFQIKSMQGKHSCGRTFDHGLANSTFLVDRYKKELAAIADMKVSTLTDKVKTDVNVNISRWQAYRTKKKAESLVNGEHEAQYNKLRNYCREVKRANPGSNVFMTTVEDDEGEDRFERLYICLNACKTGFLSGCRPVVGLDGCHLRGPHKGVLLTAVGIDPNDQLYPIAYAVVEIENKLTWKWFVGELLNDLQIRDENHWTIITDKQKGLIQAIQELLPDVEHRMCVRHMYNNFKKLHGGLALKERIWALARAPYKNLFKALMEALKAVDEGAFQWLVDNTTLQQWSRAYFRTSPKCDILLNNLCESFNSSILEARERPILGMLETIRLYLMVRMENKREWMQKYTGKVCPKILKKLEKVKTASSACIATPSGDWNYEVRCMYGDRYTVNLASRTCSCRRWELNGIPCAHAISAIALTKESPENFVHECYSKEAYMKAYGPIIYPLNGEHLWKDLKQGPVLPPETIKLPGRPKKIRRKEPDEPPATTSRGQTKRLSRVGLMDYKCRKCKQKGHNSRKCPSSHDQENVQQQAAAVTSSSQSQQQTPNTMNPGANKQSQPQQSNFTPEAVFGASGSQSQQQTPNTMNPGANKQSQPQQSNFTPEAVFGASGLETDTNDQVLFDLISQIPDQPTTSQPPTSTLTTKNATSPGKKVKYRCGVCRRFGHTRSSCDSTLASLYKRHPWEPPGLARPKNTANISTSKSAAKRAKKA; encoded by the exons ATGGACGAAGAAGACATTCAATGGATCCCAAATTACG ATGGTATGAATCGATTTTCCATTAGGGTCCACTATGGAGGTGAATTCACTGAGTTGCCGAACAAAGAATACCGCGGGGGTAGTGTAAAAATTGTTAACTGTTGCAATCCTGACAGATGGTCTATATGTACACTTGATAGGGTTGCAGAAAAACTGGGTTATCCTGAGTTTACTGTAATATACTATTACTTAATACCCGGGAAGAACATGGAGGATGGGTTAGTGTATGTGTTATGTGAAGATGTTGCTCAGGATTTGGCTAGAGACGGAGTGAAATATGGTTTGGTTGATGTATACTTTGTGCACTTAAAAACCTACTCCATAAGTGAATGTGAAGCTGGACCATGTAAACCAAAAGAGGGGACTGATCCTAAGGAAAATCAACAGGGTAGTAAGGTGCATGAAGAACCTTCTGATGTAGAAGAAATAATGTTGACTAATATTCCTGTAACTCAATCAGAAAATGAGGGTGAAAAGGATAGCATAGGTGCTGGTGAGTCAGGAGTTAATAAACACATAGAGGAAGCAGCCATAGGAGAGAACTTAGGTGAAATGCTTTCAGAAGTTGACATTAGAGTTGCTGATAAAGGGGATAGTGCAGCAAATATAGGAGGGTCTGAtcagaattttagaaaagaacAAGATTGGACAAACTCAGAAGTACAGAATACAGGAAAAAATGCACCTTCTACTAACAAATCACCAAAAGAGAAATCATTAAAGAAAAAATCCTCAACAAATAAAGAGCAGGCTGAAAAAgttgagaaaaagaagaagagtaaGAAGGAGACACATGCTGAGGAAGATGAGGAATGTGCTGATGGTGACAAGTTCATTGATAGTGACTATGAGTTCAGTGATGAAGAAGACATAGTAAAATCTGTTAAAGACAGAAAAGCTGAATGGGagaaaattgccaaaaattgcAAATCAAATAAGAGTACAAAGGAAAGAACATGTCAAGTGGAGAATGCTGAGATGGAAGAAGATGCTACTGACTCAGATGAATTTGATAGTTGGTGTGACTCAGAAGTAGAAGAAGATCAGCCAAGAAAAAGAGCtaagtttccaaaatttaacCCTGAAACTGATATGATTGATCCCAAATTTGAGGTTGGGCAGATTTTTACTTGTAAGCAGTTGTTCATGAAGGCATGCAAGAGCCATGGAGTGGTTCACGGAAGGAAGATAAAATTCAGTAAAAATGATGGCAGAAGAGCTACGGCTTATTGCAAGGACTGTAGCTGGAAAGTTTCTACAGCTGTTATGCTAGACAAAAAGacttttcaaatcaagagcATGCAAGGTAAACACAGTTGTGGGAGGACATTTGACCACGGACTAGCAAATTCAACTTTTTTGGTTGATAGATACAAAAAGGAGCTGGCTGCCATTGCCGACATGAAGGTGAGTACGCTCACAGATAAAGTGAAGACTGATGTTAATGTCAACATCTCTAGGTGGCAAGCTTATAGAACTAAGAAAAAGGCAGAGAGTTTAGTTAATGGTGAACATGAAGCCCAATACAACAAACTAAGAAACTATTGTAGGGAAGTAAAGAGGGCTAATCCTGGCTCAAATGTTTTCATGACCACTGTTGAAGATGATGAGGGAGAAGATAGGTTTGAGAGGTTGTATATTTGTCTCAATGCATGCAAGACAGGCTTTTTAAGTGGTTGTAGGCCTGTTGTCGGGTTAGATGGCTGCCATCTTAGAGGGCCCCACAAGGGTGTGTTGCTTACAGCTGTAGGAATTGACCCCAATGATCAGTTGTACCCCATTGCCTATGCTGTGGTGGAAATAGAAAACAAGCTGACTTGGAAATGGTTCGTAGGTGAATTGCTGAATGACCTCCAAATCAGAGATGAAAATCATTGGACAATTATTACTGATAAACAAAAG GGACTGATTCAAGCTATTCAAGAGTTGCTTCCAGATGTGGAGCATAGGATGTGTGTGAGACACATGTACAATAACTTTAAAAAGCTGCATGGTGGTTTGGCATTAAAGGAGAGAATTTGGGCACTTGCAAGAGCTCCTTACAAAAATCTGTTCAAGGCTTTGATGGAAGCTTTGAAAGCAGTTGATGAGGGTGcatttcaatggttggttgacAACACAACACTACAGCAATGGTCCAGAGCTTACTTCAGAACCTCCCCTAAATGTGACATTTTATTGAACAATCTTTGTGAGAGTTTCAACTCCAGCATTTTAGAAGCAAGGGAGAGGCCTATACTAGGTATGTTGGAAACAATACGACTTTATTTAATGGTTAGAATGGAGAATAAGAGGGAGTGGATGCAGAAGTATACAGGAAAGGTATgtcccaaaattttaaaaaagttgGAAAAGGTAAAAACTGCTTCTAGTGCATGTATAGCTACACCTTCAGGGGACTGGAATTATGAGGTGAGATGTATGTATGGGGATAGGTACACTGTGAATTTGGCTAGCAGAACTTGTAGTTGTAGAAGGTGGGAACTAAATGGCATTCCTTGTGCTCATGCAATAAGTGCCATTGCTTTGACAAAGGAGTCTCCCGAGAACTTTGTTCATGAATGCTACTCAAAAGAGGCCTATATGAAGGCATATGGGCCTATAATATATCCTCTCAATGGTGAGCATTTGTGGAAGGATTTGAAACAGGGGCCTGTCCTACCACCTGAAACCATCAAGCTTCCTGGCCGGCCAAAGAAGATAAGAAGAAAAGAGCCAGATGAGCCACCAGCTACAACTTCTCGAGGACAAACAAAGAGACTGTCTAGAGTTGGTCTAATGGATTATAAGTGCAGAAAGTGTAAACAGAAGGGCCACAATAGTAGGAAGTGTCCAAGCAGTCATGATCAAGAGAATGTCCAGCAACAAGCTGCTGCGGTTACAAGTAGCTCTCAATCACAACAGCAGACTCCCAACACTATGAATCCTGGTGCAAACAAGCAGTCCCAACCTCAGCAGTCCAATTTCACACCTGAAGCAGTTTTTGGTGCAAGTGGCTCTCAATCACAACAGCAGACTCCCAACACTATGAATCCTGGTGCAAACAAGCAGTCCCAACCTCAGCAGTCCAATTTCACACCTGAAGCAGTTTTTGGTGCAAGTGGCTTGGAGACTGATACAAATGACCAAGTCTTGTTTGATCTCATCAGTCAAATCCCAGATCAACCTACAACCAGCCAACCACCTACTTCAACATTGACAACAAAGAATGCAACATCTCCA GGTAAGAAAGTCAAGTACAGATGTGGTGTATGTCGGAGATTTGGACACACTCGAAGTAGTTGTGATTCAACATTGGCCTCTCTCTATAAGAGACACCCATGGGAACCACCTGGATTGGCT AGGCCCAAGAATACTGCAAATATATCTACTTCTAAAAGTGCTGCAAAGAGGGCTAAAAAGGCCTAG